The following are encoded in a window of Lactobacillus panisapium genomic DNA:
- a CDS encoding NUDIX hydrolase, translating into MEKKDQFSKWAIELQSIAQNGLEYGHDRFDLERYARIREIATEMMAAKTGLPLKQVKDLFSSDDGYQTPKLATRAAIFKNDKLLLVHETTDDHWSMPGGWCEPNLSVAQNCIKEAREESGRKIAIDQVIAIRNSKTNVHGHDRTERAINVCNVIFLCHELGGDFVKNTETTECDYFSLDNLPPLSLIRNTPEEIKICFDAHKAANWQVLFD; encoded by the coding sequence ATGGAAAAAAAGGATCAATTTTCAAAATGGGCAATTGAATTACAAAGTATCGCACAAAATGGACTGGAATATGGTCATGATCGCTTTGATTTGGAACGATATGCTCGCATTAGAGAAATTGCAACTGAAATGATGGCAGCTAAAACTGGTTTGCCGTTAAAGCAAGTAAAGGACTTATTCAGCAGCGATGATGGCTACCAAACACCCAAATTGGCCACACGTGCAGCAATTTTTAAGAATGATAAGCTATTGCTGGTACACGAAACTACAGATGATCATTGGTCAATGCCTGGCGGTTGGTGCGAGCCAAATTTATCAGTTGCGCAAAACTGTATTAAAGAAGCTCGGGAAGAATCGGGCCGAAAGATTGCAATTGATCAAGTAATTGCAATCAGAAACAGCAAAACTAACGTTCATGGCCATGACCGAACTGAGCGAGCAATTAATGTCTGTAATGTAATCTTTTTATGTCATGAACTAGGTGGAGATTTTGTAAAAAATACTGAAACAACTGAATGCGACTATTTTTCCTTAGACAATTTGCCGCCGCTTTCACTTATTAGAAATACACCGGAAGAAATTAAAATTTGTTTTGATGCTCATAAGGCCGCAAA
- a CDS encoding DegV family protein: MKIALVTDSTSVITKEEAKENNIVVVPIPIIIGNKEYLEDIDITSDQLFEMQKQGTDFPKTSQPSLGYLISLFDKLHDDGYEAIIAITLSSGISGFYHTLCNIAESNLKYNLHPIDTKMTVRLQGNLVLAAAKMIKNGVELNVILERLENIRSTINEIFVVNDLNNLSRGGRLSNAGAFIGSMLNIKPLLTFKEGNIVAFDKIRSMKRAFAKIKKLTVKDIAKLPYKDKIKLFIIDSNDSSQVEEAKEWIKQEFPEQNVSVTKFSPVIATHLGEKSFAIGWMIDIDKIDLT, encoded by the coding sequence ATGAAGATTGCATTAGTTACTGATAGTACTAGCGTTATTACTAAAGAAGAAGCCAAGGAAAACAACATTGTTGTTGTTCCTATTCCGATTATCATCGGTAACAAAGAGTACTTAGAAGATATCGACATTACTTCTGATCAACTGTTCGAAATGCAAAAGCAGGGAACTGATTTTCCTAAAACTTCACAACCAAGTCTGGGCTATTTGATTAGTCTATTTGATAAACTCCATGATGATGGTTATGAAGCAATTATAGCGATTACTTTATCAAGCGGAATTTCTGGATTTTATCATACTTTATGTAACATTGCGGAAAGCAATCTAAAGTATAATTTACATCCAATTGACACAAAGATGACGGTACGCTTACAGGGAAACTTAGTTTTAGCAGCTGCTAAAATGATTAAGAATGGGGTAGAATTGAACGTTATTCTTGAGCGCCTTGAAAATATCCGCTCAACTATTAACGAGATTTTTGTTGTTAATGACTTGAACAACCTTAGTCGTGGCGGACGGCTAAGTAATGCCGGGGCTTTTATTGGCTCCATGCTCAATATTAAGCCGCTTTTAACGTTTAAAGAGGGCAATATTGTTGCCTTTGATAAAATTCGTTCTATGAAGCGGGCATTTGCCAAAATCAAGAAACTCACGGTTAAAGATATTGCTAAATTGCCGTATAAGGATAAAATCAAACTCTTTATTATTGATTCCAATGATAGCAGCCAGGTTGAAGAAGCAAAAGAATGGATCAAGCAGGAATTTCCTGAGCAGAATGTATCCGTCACTAAATTTAGTCCGGTAATTGCTACACACTTAGGTGAAAAGTCATTTGCAATTGGTTGGATGATTGATATTGACAAAATCGATTTAACATAA
- a CDS encoding MarR family winged helix-turn-helix transcriptional regulator, translated as MDILSFSTIAGNVKKEISKRCGLNLSQTRILLYFDQNNNMALKMGDLAVNLQISLSTLSRQLQQKKTLSFVTITRSENDSSKTVVLNENGLQKIIELKQALTQIEKAMFKDFSDQDVAVFTKIFNSLVEQAQANSLN; from the coding sequence ATGGATATTTTATCTTTTAGTACAATAGCGGGAAATGTCAAAAAAGAGATTAGCAAAAGGTGCGGATTAAACCTCTCACAAACACGAATTTTGCTATATTTTGATCAAAACAATAATATGGCTTTAAAAATGGGGGATTTAGCCGTTAATTTGCAAATCTCACTCTCAACTTTGAGTAGACAGCTACAGCAGAAAAAAACATTAAGTTTTGTTACCATCACACGTTCAGAAAATGATTCTAGCAAGACCGTTGTTTTAAATGAAAATGGGCTGCAAAAAATTATTGAGCTAAAACAGGCCTTGACTCAGATTGAAAAAGCAATGTTTAAAGATTTTTCAGATCAAGACGTGGCAGTTTTTACTAAAATCTTTAATTCATTAGTAGAGCAAGCGCAAGCAAATTCATTAAACTAG
- a CDS encoding Rqc2 family fibronectin-binding protein — protein sequence MAFDGLFIHSLLNSIKPTLVNGRLSKIYQPFEQDLVLTFRNERKNYQLLISANAQYPRFYLTKKAIANPDKAPTFVMVLRKYLEGSILQGIEQVGVDRIVNFRFSNRNELGDQVQLVLSVELMGRHSNVILYDNSNGHIIDLLKRINPDENRARILLPKAKYELPPLNPGINGFDLSEQEFKQKAAVNDPSEFAGQINGLDRDDRSELIGYLEDDFSYSSFRTFINQFDKKGAFVLLTPRNKRKIFPYLPYHLNLVKESSDPDLNHALDEFYLYQANHDWVKQKSSKIERLVKNEQKKLTKKVVKLKKQLEQAENSEGYRIRGEILNANLAQVKPGMTKISLPNYYDNNRPIEIKLDAALSPARNGQKYFTRYKKLRDSIKHVKEQIEIANDNLRYFDSIQTAIDNAEPEDIDQITDELINQGYLKRPQKQKRKKKVTEHNLNKFRLSSGKTVLVGKNNYQNDWLTLKKANKTDIWFHVKNIPGSHVILQDANPSDDDILEAAEIAAYFSKAKNSAHVQVDYVQDKRVKKPNGARPGFVIYTGQNSIEVTPEKERVLAKRID from the coding sequence ATGGCATTCGATGGATTATTCATTCATAGCCTACTAAACAGTATTAAGCCAACTCTCGTTAACGGTCGTCTTTCAAAAATATATCAGCCGTTTGAACAAGACCTGGTTTTAACATTTAGAAATGAACGTAAAAATTATCAGTTACTTATTTCTGCTAATGCGCAATATCCGCGGTTTTATTTAACTAAGAAAGCAATTGCGAACCCAGATAAGGCTCCGACCTTTGTGATGGTACTTAGAAAGTATTTAGAGGGTTCAATATTACAGGGGATTGAGCAAGTAGGTGTAGACCGCATAGTTAATTTTCGCTTTAGTAATCGTAACGAATTGGGCGATCAGGTTCAGCTAGTTTTATCAGTTGAATTAATGGGCCGGCATAGTAATGTTATTCTTTACGATAATAGCAATGGTCATATCATTGATTTACTGAAGCGGATTAACCCTGATGAAAATCGGGCGCGTATTCTTTTACCGAAAGCTAAGTATGAGCTCCCTCCTCTTAACCCAGGAATTAATGGTTTTGATTTGAGCGAGCAAGAATTCAAGCAAAAAGCTGCTGTAAATGATCCTAGCGAATTTGCTGGTCAGATAAATGGTCTTGATCGTGATGATCGTTCCGAGTTAATAGGTTATCTTGAGGATGACTTTTCTTATTCCTCATTTAGGACTTTTATAAATCAATTTGATAAAAAAGGTGCTTTTGTACTATTAACACCTAGAAATAAACGTAAAATTTTTCCTTACCTTCCCTACCATTTGAATTTAGTTAAGGAAAGTTCTGATCCTGATTTAAATCATGCCTTAGATGAGTTTTATCTTTACCAAGCAAATCATGACTGGGTAAAACAAAAATCTAGCAAAATTGAACGTTTGGTTAAAAACGAACAAAAAAAGCTGACTAAAAAAGTTGTTAAGCTCAAGAAGCAGCTAGAGCAAGCTGAAAACTCTGAAGGATATCGCATTCGCGGTGAAATATTAAACGCTAATTTAGCGCAGGTCAAACCAGGTATGACCAAAATTTCGTTGCCTAATTATTATGATAATAATCGGCCAATTGAGATTAAACTTGACGCTGCCCTCTCGCCTGCTCGAAATGGGCAGAAATATTTCACACGCTACAAAAAATTGCGTGATTCAATTAAACATGTTAAAGAACAAATTGAGATTGCTAATGACAACTTACGTTATTTTGACTCAATTCAAACTGCTATTGATAATGCTGAACCAGAAGACATTGATCAAATAACTGATGAATTAATAAATCAGGGTTACCTTAAGCGACCACAAAAGCAAAAACGGAAAAAGAAGGTAACTGAACATAATTTGAACAAATTCAGGTTATCATCGGGTAAAACCGTTTTGGTAGGAAAAAATAATTATCAAAATGACTGGCTAACTTTAAAAAAGGCTAATAAAACCGATATTTGGTTTCATGTAAAAAATATCCCTGGTTCTCATGTCATCTTACAAGATGCTAATCCATCTGATGATGATATTTTAGAAGCGGCAGAAATAGCAGCCTACTTCTCGAAAGCCAAAAATTCTGCGCATGTTCAAGTAGATTACGTACAAGATAAGCGCGTAAAGAAACCAAACGGTGCAAGACCTGGCTTTGTCATTTACACAGGACAGAATTCAATTGAAGTTACGCCTGAAAAAGAACGTGTTTTGGCCAAAAGAATAGACTAA
- a CDS encoding carbamoyl phosphate synthase large subunit: MPLENDLNKVLIIGSGPTLIGNVSETDILITDAIKALLEEDIQVVLVNPNPATVSTDKRPHVTVYLEPMSLDFLKRIIRMEEPNAIISAYGSTMGIKVTRDLVKDGILGKMGIRLLTINEQALMINNQQKMTSFLEQNQIDVNQYWKLTDFDSTHLEKQLTERIVFPAMLIKEEQFFHNKQLVFDSAQDVVDYLKNERQNDDFSYNQYRLTEDLSSWEEVILNIIRDSDGNVLFTSLADTIESVAIDSGDSAAVMPALTLNNDQVQKLRAIAKKIAEGLKIVGILNIHFAVKHHGTKFTVKVLTIKPRLTRSAIWSQRIGLYSMGYIVCKVAIGYRLNEIFDPMSGLNAAIEPAQDKVAIRMPFWSLTQSGSNHYALGNKMQASGEAIGIGQNFESAFLKGLASTVNVKAAIKVFHDETTKDREQIIYDLVHPDELHLVKLLAAIAVGFSYQDLQKIINIHPIYYQKFEHIVKIGQSLATGELTDELLLEAKKRGFRNVLISDLTGIPITALKRRIAKLHLKPSYLQIDGSAGLHEPLVHAYYSAFGVQDESVPLTAQKKVLVIGMLPSQVSVTSEFDYMISHAIDTLHNNNYATVLISNNDESVATRFKKADKIYFEPITVESIIHVAEKEQIKDVLLQFSGKEINSLSKRLIENGLNVLGTGDLNPKKRIRQVLELPMKTLKQNQLVTTVDRLQAKEFIHDNGFPILIGGFNDQGVKQKSAVVYDMPALLKYLEENLLAKITLSHFIEGNKYEITAISDGKNVTVPGIIEHLEQTGSHASDSIAVFKPQNLSDSGRKRLTYYAIELIKKVKMRGIFTLHFLTVNHDIYLLQIKPYAGHNVAFLSQALGKDITQCATEVLSGQNLSDLGYPNGLWPSNDFIYVKMPVFSYINYNSDNTFDSKMKSSGSVMGRDTELAKALFKGYEASGLRIPSYGTIFISVRDEDKAKMTELAQRFYRLGFKIVATEGTANNFAEAGITTGLVTKVHSDPNNLLAKIRQRKIVMVINITDLSDTASEDAIRIRDEALNIHVPVFSSIETTELILKVLESLSLTTQPI, from the coding sequence ATGCCTTTAGAAAACGACTTAAATAAAGTATTAATTATCGGTTCTGGGCCAACTTTGATAGGTAATGTTTCGGAAACGGATATCTTAATTACAGATGCGATTAAGGCTCTTTTAGAGGAAGATATTCAGGTTGTCTTGGTTAATCCTAACCCCGCAACCGTCTCAACTGACAAAAGACCGCACGTAACTGTATATTTAGAGCCAATGTCATTAGACTTTCTAAAGAGAATAATTCGCATGGAAGAGCCTAATGCAATTATTTCTGCTTATGGCTCAACGATGGGAATCAAAGTTACACGTGATTTAGTTAAAGACGGTATTCTGGGAAAAATGGGAATTCGCTTACTTACTATTAACGAGCAAGCTCTCATGATTAATAACCAGCAAAAGATGACATCATTTCTTGAACAAAATCAGATTGATGTTAACCAATATTGGAAATTAACTGACTTTGACTCAACGCATTTAGAAAAACAGTTGACAGAACGAATCGTTTTTCCAGCAATGCTTATTAAAGAAGAGCAGTTTTTCCATAACAAGCAACTTGTTTTTGACAGTGCGCAAGATGTGGTTGATTACCTCAAAAATGAACGACAAAATGATGATTTTTCTTATAATCAATACCGTTTAACTGAGGACTTGTCTTCATGGGAAGAAGTAATCCTTAATATCATTCGCGATAGTGACGGAAACGTTCTTTTTACCAGTTTAGCTGACACTATTGAATCAGTAGCGATTGATTCAGGTGACTCAGCGGCAGTTATGCCGGCTTTGACCCTAAATAATGATCAGGTCCAAAAACTACGAGCAATTGCGAAAAAAATTGCGGAAGGACTCAAAATAGTCGGTATCTTAAATATTCACTTTGCTGTCAAGCACCACGGAACAAAATTTACCGTTAAAGTACTAACAATTAAGCCGCGCCTTACAAGAAGTGCAATTTGGTCGCAGAGAATTGGGCTTTACAGCATGGGCTACATTGTATGCAAAGTTGCCATTGGCTATCGCCTTAACGAAATCTTTGACCCAATGTCTGGTCTAAATGCGGCAATCGAGCCTGCTCAAGATAAGGTTGCGATTAGAATGCCATTTTGGTCATTAACCCAATCTGGTAGTAATCATTATGCCTTAGGTAATAAAATGCAGGCCAGTGGGGAAGCGATCGGCATTGGTCAAAATTTTGAATCTGCTTTTTTAAAAGGACTAGCTTCAACAGTCAATGTCAAAGCGGCAATTAAAGTTTTTCATGATGAAACCACTAAAGATAGAGAACAAATTATTTACGATTTAGTTCATCCAGACGAGCTTCATCTAGTTAAGCTTTTAGCAGCAATTGCTGTCGGCTTTTCCTATCAGGATTTACAAAAGATTATTAACATTCATCCAATTTATTACCAAAAATTTGAACATATTGTCAAAATTGGTCAATCTTTGGCTACAGGGGAGCTCACAGATGAATTGTTACTTGAAGCAAAAAAACGGGGCTTTCGCAACGTACTAATTTCTGATTTAACTGGCATTCCAATTACGGCTTTAAAAAGGCGAATCGCAAAATTACATCTTAAACCTTCATATTTACAAATTGATGGGTCGGCTGGCCTACATGAGCCCCTGGTTCATGCTTATTACAGTGCTTTTGGGGTTCAAGATGAATCTGTTCCTTTAACCGCGCAGAAAAAGGTTTTAGTTATTGGTATGTTGCCATCTCAGGTTTCCGTAACCAGCGAATTCGACTACATGATTAGTCATGCAATTGATACTTTACATAATAATAATTATGCCACTGTATTGATTTCTAATAATGATGAATCCGTTGCAACACGTTTCAAAAAAGCCGATAAAATTTACTTCGAACCAATTACCGTTGAAAGTATTATTCATGTAGCTGAAAAAGAACAAATTAAAGACGTTTTGCTGCAATTTTCTGGTAAAGAGATTAATTCTTTAAGTAAAAGACTAATTGAAAATGGTCTAAACGTTTTGGGAACAGGGGATCTTAACCCTAAGAAACGAATCAGGCAAGTTCTTGAGTTACCAATGAAGACTCTTAAACAAAATCAATTAGTCACTACCGTGGATCGACTGCAGGCTAAAGAATTCATTCATGATAATGGTTTTCCAATCTTAATTGGTGGTTTTAATGATCAGGGCGTTAAGCAAAAATCTGCGGTTGTCTATGATATGCCAGCTTTACTCAAGTACTTAGAGGAAAACTTATTAGCCAAAATTACGTTATCTCATTTTATTGAAGGCAATAAATACGAGATTACTGCTATTTCTGATGGTAAAAATGTAACTGTCCCGGGAATAATTGAGCACTTAGAGCAAACAGGCTCTCATGCTTCTGATTCAATTGCCGTCTTTAAACCGCAAAATTTATCAGACAGTGGTAGAAAGAGACTAACTTATTATGCAATTGAACTGATTAAAAAAGTCAAAATGCGGGGAATCTTTACCTTACACTTTTTGACCGTTAATCATGATATTTATCTCTTACAAATTAAGCCTTATGCTGGTCATAATGTAGCATTTTTATCGCAGGCTTTAGGTAAAGACATTACGCAATGTGCCACTGAAGTTCTAAGCGGCCAAAATTTAAGTGATTTAGGCTATCCAAATGGGCTTTGGCCATCTAATGATTTTATTTACGTTAAAATGCCCGTATTTTCTTACATCAATTATAATAGCGATAATACCTTTGATTCTAAAATGAAATCTTCGGGTTCTGTTATGGGACGAGATACTGAATTAGCTAAGGCTCTGTTTAAGGGCTACGAAGCAAGTGGTCTGCGTATCCCAAGCTATGGAACAATTTTTATTTCTGTTCGTGATGAAGATAAAGCGAAAATGACTGAACTAGCGCAACGGTTTTATCGTTTAGGTTTCAAAATCGTTGCCACTGAGGGAACAGCTAATAATTTTGCTGAGGCTGGCATTACAACAGGACTCGTTACTAAGGTACATTCTGATCCAAATAATTTGTTAGCCAAGATACGCCAGCGTAAGATTGTTATGGTAATCAATATCACAGATTTATCGGATACTGCTAGCGAAGACGCAATTCGGATTAGAGATGAAGCACTAAATATTCACGTACCGGTTTTCTCGAGTATCGAAACTACCGAATTGATTTTAAAAGTTTTAGAATCTCTTTCTTTAACTACACAACCAATTTAA
- a CDS encoding carbamoyl phosphate synthase small subunit: protein MKRYLILEDGSSFLGEGLGSSIISTGELAIQTGNFGYQEALTDPTNAGRILVFTAPMIGGNGINAIDYESINPTVKGIIANDVARNISDSENFQDLDSFLKEKNIPAIYNIDTRALVHRLNKEKTIKASIMDTNDEHAFDQIKALVLPKNRSANVSTKNAYAVPNVGKTVAVIDLGLKHSMLRELSLRKINATVLPYDVSVPDIKNLRPEGIIISGGPGKVEEVAANLKPIFDTFFGNYPIWGIGLGFLALSSYLNFELIKLPEAFNGTNYPVIEQNSNRIWQTAMNIDQLVLPNSVQMEMEQEYYDLHSELLAGFSNKKSKVIATAFNAEGAPGSLDALEIFDDFVKMMV, encoded by the coding sequence ATGAAAAGATATTTGATTCTCGAAGACGGTAGTTCATTTCTAGGAGAGGGGTTAGGCTCATCAATTATTTCAACTGGTGAATTAGCAATTCAAACCGGTAATTTTGGTTATCAAGAAGCTCTAACTGATCCTACAAATGCGGGTAGAATTTTAGTTTTTACTGCACCAATGATTGGTGGTAACGGGATTAATGCTATTGATTATGAAAGCATTAATCCCACCGTTAAAGGAATTATTGCCAATGATGTTGCGCGGAATATTTCCGATAGTGAGAATTTCCAGGATTTAGATTCTTTTTTAAAAGAAAAAAATATTCCTGCTATTTATAACATCGATACCCGGGCTTTGGTGCACCGGCTTAATAAAGAGAAAACGATTAAGGCTTCCATCATGGATACTAATGATGAGCATGCTTTTGATCAGATTAAGGCTCTTGTTTTACCAAAGAATCGGTCCGCAAATGTGTCAACGAAGAATGCCTACGCAGTTCCAAATGTCGGCAAAACAGTGGCCGTTATTGATCTTGGGCTCAAACACTCAATGCTGCGAGAATTATCTCTTAGAAAAATTAACGCCACCGTTTTACCGTATGATGTTTCCGTCCCGGATATTAAAAATCTTCGTCCTGAAGGAATCATTATTTCTGGTGGCCCCGGCAAAGTTGAAGAAGTTGCCGCTAATCTCAAACCTATCTTTGATACCTTTTTTGGTAATTATCCCATATGGGGCATTGGACTAGGCTTTTTGGCTCTTAGTTCATATTTAAACTTTGAATTAATAAAATTGCCAGAGGCATTTAACGGGACCAATTATCCGGTTATTGAGCAGAATTCCAATCGTATTTGGCAGACGGCCATGAATATTGACCAGCTTGTTTTACCTAACAGTGTCCAAATGGAAATGGAGCAAGAATATTATGACTTGCACAGTGAACTTTTGGCTGGTTTCAGTAATAAGAAAAGCAAAGTAATTGCAACAGCTTTTAATGCTGAAGGGGCACCAGGAAGCTTAGATGCACTCGAAATTTTCGATGATTTTGTAAAGATGATGGTGTAA
- a CDS encoding RluA family pseudouridine synthase: MTENYLLQVKNENTRLDKFIAEKISSLSRTRIKELIKEKHVLVNDKKEKTSYQVHGGDEIKVTVPALKPLSVEPENIPLAIVYEDDDVIVVNKPQGMVVHPSVGHPDHTLVNALLYHTKDLAASPEGFRPGIVHRIDKDTSGLLMIAKNANARTSLEQQLANKSNKRLYLAIVHGNFTEDSGLIDAPIGRDHYNRKKMAVVENGKDAITHFKVLEQFNGYSLIQCQLETGRTHQIRVHLAYIGHPVAGDPLYGPQHTLKGHGQFLHAQVLGFTQPVSQKWLEFSIDPPQIFEQRLSELRETK, encoded by the coding sequence ATGACTGAAAATTATCTTTTACAGGTAAAAAATGAGAACACGAGGCTGGATAAATTTATTGCAGAGAAAATCAGTTCTTTATCACGTACACGAATTAAAGAACTGATTAAGGAAAAGCACGTTTTGGTTAATGACAAAAAAGAGAAAACTTCTTATCAGGTTCATGGGGGCGATGAAATCAAAGTCACTGTTCCAGCACTGAAGCCACTTTCTGTTGAACCAGAGAATATTCCACTTGCAATTGTCTATGAAGATGATGACGTAATTGTCGTTAATAAGCCTCAAGGAATGGTCGTTCACCCTTCAGTAGGTCATCCCGACCATACACTAGTCAACGCGCTTTTATATCATACCAAGGATTTAGCAGCTAGCCCCGAGGGTTTTCGTCCAGGGATTGTTCACCGCATTGATAAGGATACTTCTGGCTTGTTAATGATTGCTAAAAATGCCAATGCACGTACAAGTTTGGAGCAGCAATTGGCAAATAAAAGTAATAAACGCCTATATCTTGCAATTGTTCATGGTAATTTTACCGAAGATTCCGGTCTAATTGATGCCCCGATTGGGCGAGACCATTATAACCGTAAGAAAATGGCAGTAGTTGAAAACGGCAAAGATGCCATAACCCATTTCAAAGTTTTAGAACAGTTTAACGGCTACAGCTTAATTCAATGTCAGCTTGAAACAGGTCGAACGCATCAAATTAGAGTCCATTTAGCTTACATTGGGCATCCCGTCGCTGGCGATCCATTGTACGGGCCACAGCACACATTGAAGGGGCACGGGCAATTTTTACATGCACAGGTTTTGGGCTTTACGCAACCGGTATCGCAAAAATGGCTTGAATTTTCGATTGATCCACCACAAATTTTTGAACAGCGATTATCTGAACTAAGAGAAACTAAGTGA
- the lspA gene encoding signal peptidase II yields MQFLYLIIPIIVVCLDQGLKFFIANNYALGEVHQIIPGILSFNYLQNEGAAWNILPGQMWLFYIISVVAILVCLYYLFRHQKQGKLFDVGISMVLGGILGNLIDRIHLKYVIDMIQVDFIHFNIFNVADSAITIGIILVFIYLIFFDESDEEHD; encoded by the coding sequence ATGCAATTTTTATACTTAATTATTCCTATAATTGTTGTTTGTTTAGATCAAGGCTTAAAATTTTTCATTGCCAATAACTATGCTCTAGGAGAGGTTCACCAGATTATTCCGGGTATCTTATCTTTTAATTATCTTCAAAATGAGGGTGCCGCTTGGAATATTTTGCCTGGACAAATGTGGCTATTTTACATTATTAGTGTAGTAGCTATTTTGGTTTGTCTCTATTACCTTTTTAGACACCAAAAGCAGGGTAAGCTTTTTGATGTTGGTATTAGCATGGTTCTAGGGGGTATTCTCGGTAACTTGATTGATCGGATCCATTTAAAATATGTGATCGATATGATCCAAGTTGATTTTATTCATTTTAATATTTTTAACGTGGCTGATTCTGCAATTACTATCGGAATTATCCTAGTATTTATCTACCTAATCTTTTTCGATGAAAGTGATGAAGAACATGACTGA